One window of the Capnocytophaga haemolytica genome contains the following:
- a CDS encoding thioredoxin family protein, which translates to MIKKFIAIALFIVAGTVVNAQEIKWMTFDQAIAAQKKKPKKLFVDVYTNWCGPCKMLSNNTFKNKDLVKYINDNFYAVKFNGEGNEVVNYKGQKFENTAYNAANANSRNATHPFTNFLQVQAYPTMMFFDENAEYIFPVSGYMSPGQLEVFLKVVGTNDYKNIKSQQEFQTYQNKFKGTFKE; encoded by the coding sequence ATGATTAAAAAATTCATTGCTATTGCGCTTTTTATAGTAGCGGGAACAGTGGTTAACGCTCAGGAAATTAAATGGATGACTTTTGACCAAGCCATTGCTGCACAAAAGAAAAAGCCTAAGAAACTATTTGTTGACGTATATACCAATTGGTGCGGTCCGTGTAAAATGCTTTCAAACAATACGTTTAAGAATAAAGATTTAGTAAAATATATCAACGATAATTTCTACGCTGTGAAATTTAATGGGGAAGGAAATGAAGTAGTGAACTACAAAGGGCAGAAATTTGAAAATACAGCCTATAATGCAGCGAATGCCAACAGCCGAAATGCAACGCACCCTTTTACTAATTTCTTGCAAGTGCAGGCTTATCCTACAATGATGTTTTTTGATGAGAATGCGGAATATATATTTCCGGTGAGCGGCTATATGTCGCCAGGGCAGCTTGAAGTTTTTTTGAAAGTTGTTGGTACAAATGACTATAAAAACATCAAATCTCAACAAGAGTTTCAAACTTATCAAAACAAATTTAAGGGAACTTTTAAGGAGTAG